TTTTGGCTGTATTCCTGAAGCTTCTAAAGTTTCAAACCACTTGTCCAGTGTTTTAGCATCAAAAGGTTTTGCGTCCCATCTTTTTTGATTTTTCGTAAAAAGTGCAAACGCTTTTGCCCCTATCTCCTGTGCATTTGTGATCGCATTGTAAACTCCGCCGCTTGCACTTGTGTGTGCCCCTACAAATTTCGCCATTACTTTACATCCTTTATTCTTATAAGTATTTTGTTTTTTCTGTCTTTGAAATAGATTTCATTTAGTTCTACTTTATATACAATATCTACACCGTTGCTCTGAATAATTTGTACAAAACCTATATCTGTTCTAAGCAAGTTCTTTTGCTCAAAAATCGGCTTCCCTAAAAAAACATTTTTTAGGAGATCGTCCGGGTATGATGATGAGAGATATTCCTCATTAAAAGAGGATTTTCTCATACACCCTTCCCCTTCAATACATATCATACCGTCTATAGAGATCTTTTTAAACGCTTTACCCACAACATAAAGATCAATCTCTACGCTCTCTTTTCCCTCACCTATATAGCCAAGATCTGAGAAGCGGATATTTTTCGTTTTAAAAACAACCATCTTAGAACTTTTCTCAAGCTGTTTCACACTACAGGCACTGAAAAAAAGAACTAAAAATATAAGTAGATATTTCATAAAATAGTGTACTTCCAAAGAAATTTTTCCAAATTATAGTAAAATTTTTGCAAATTGACATAAAACAAAAAACTACCCTTTTTTTTTCATAAAATCCTATCTATGAAAATACATATAGATATAGATTGCTTTTTTGTAAGTGCTCTGCGAACTATCGATCCCTCCCTTGAACATAAAGCTGTTGCAATCGGTGGACGCAGTGATACGAAAATCTTTGATCAAAGTGCTAAAAACCAAACCGTAAACTTTGACAACAGCGGAAGTTTTGTCCCGACATTTTTTAAAGCGTATGAGGAGAAAGATGACGATCTTGACAGCTTTCGTGACAGTGACGGAAAGATTCGCGGCATACTTACAACATCAAGTTATGAAGCACGGGCATACGGTGTAAAAACTGCAATGCGCATAGAAGATGCTCTGCAACTCTGTCCGCATCTGATCATCAAAGCACCCAATATGAGTTTGTATCAGGAGCTTTCAAATAAACTGCATGAGTATCTCAACCTCAAAATCCCGCTGATCGAGCAAGCAAGTATTGATGAGTTTTACGGAGATCTCGATGGATGGATCGAAGATGAAGATATCCCCCAGTTTATAGACAACCTGCGTCATGAGATAAAAAAAGATATAAAACTTCCCGTCTCGATAGGTGCTGCAAAAACCAGATATATTGCAAAAACCGCAACTACCTATGCAAAACCTTTCGGTTCAAAAACGATCTACCCTTGGGATTTTGATCAGTTTGTAAACCCCATAAAGGTAGAGGATTTTGCAGGGGTAGGAAGAAGCATGCGTGAAAAACTCCACGGAGTGCAGATCCACACGCTTGGGGAGTTACGTGCCAGAAGAGGTACCTTGGAATCCTGGGGACCTTATGCAAAAGAGCTTTACAGACGCGTCAACGGAGAGAGTGATGCCCCTATTCAAACTAAAAGGGAGAGAAAATCGATCGGGATTTCAAGGACGATCGAGCCGTTGTTTGATAGAGAGGAGTTGCGAAGACGAATCCATATCTTGGCAAG
Above is a window of Sulfurimonas marina DNA encoding:
- a CDS encoding Y-family DNA polymerase codes for the protein MKIHIDIDCFFVSALRTIDPSLEHKAVAIGGRSDTKIFDQSAKNQTVNFDNSGSFVPTFFKAYEEKDDDLDSFRDSDGKIRGILTTSSYEARAYGVKTAMRIEDALQLCPHLIIKAPNMSLYQELSNKLHEYLNLKIPLIEQASIDEFYGDLDGWIEDEDIPQFIDNLRHEIKKDIKLPVSIGAAKTRYIAKTATTYAKPFGSKTIYPWDFDQFVNPIKVEDFAGVGRSMREKLHGVQIHTLGELRARRGTLESWGPYAKELYRRVNGESDAPIQTKRERKSIGISRTIEPLFDREELRRRIHILARHLSFAIMKLNVIPTVFHLSIAYELNKKTRASLSMAEVFTDKKFDRICVELFNEADTQKRLRVIRLSIQAGSFTKHSKKELSLLSFYDDQKMEQLTKHSQILREKYGLDAIKLGSEM